The following coding sequences lie in one Alphaproteobacteria bacterium genomic window:
- a CDS encoding phosphatidylglycerophosphatase A: MKQTHSKYPNVPCLIAHWFGTGFLPKAPGTWGSLATLPLAYCLMWIGGFSLLLICIPILFLLGTWASVIILKRLKNPSQKDPSSIVIDEVVGQLIALLPAGLDWRLWLLAFILFRFFDIVKIWPACWVERNMGGSTRQDAIGIMLDDVVAGVYSALIVIGIACIW; this comes from the coding sequence ATGAAACAGACGCATTCCAAATATCCCAACGTACCGTGCCTAATTGCCCATTGGTTTGGCACAGGGTTTCTGCCAAAAGCGCCTGGCACATGGGGTTCTTTGGCGACTTTGCCTCTTGCATATTGCCTGATGTGGATAGGAGGATTTTCCCTCTTACTGATCTGCATCCCGATTCTGTTTCTGTTGGGCACATGGGCCTCTGTGATCATTTTAAAGCGTCTGAAAAATCCCTCTCAAAAAGATCCCTCCTCCATTGTCATTGACGAGGTGGTCGGCCAATTAATTGCCCTCCTCCCTGCTGGTCTAGATTGGCGGCTATGGCTATTGGCCTTTATTCTGTTCCGATTCTTTGACATCGTCAAAATATGGCCGGCCTGTTGGGTAGAAAGAAATATGGGCGGCTCCACGAGACAAGATGCCATCGGCATCATGCTAGATGACGTAGTGGCTGGCGTTTATAGTGCATTGATTGTCATTGGGATTGCATGCATATGGTAA
- the dusB gene encoding tRNA dihydrouridine synthase DusB translates to MLKPLQIGPVTVQDPVILAPMSGVTDLPFRRLVKRHGVGLVISEMIASQAMIRATRQSLKKCELHPEEHPMAVQLAGCEPNVMAEAAKLTEDLGAAIIDINMGCPVKKVVNGHAGSALMRDELHAAKILEATVKAVSVPVTLKMRTGWDHDNRNAPSLAKVAEESGIQMITIHGRTRCQLYNGKADWSFIKQVKEAISLPVIGNGDVKTYEDVDALLEQSGADGIMIGRGTYGKPWFLSQVIEYLKTGNKNPTPPLEYQKMLILEHLQGMASHYGELVGIRMARKHLSWYSKGLPSSAEFRSEINRCETLQKAEELIIAYYNPIVDGGG, encoded by the coding sequence ATGTTAAAGCCCTTACAAATTGGTCCTGTTACTGTTCAAGATCCGGTGATTCTCGCGCCCATGTCCGGCGTGACCGATTTGCCATTTCGCCGTTTGGTCAAACGCCACGGTGTGGGCCTTGTGATATCAGAGATGATTGCGAGCCAAGCCATGATAAGGGCAACCCGTCAGTCTCTTAAAAAATGTGAGTTGCATCCCGAAGAACACCCCATGGCTGTCCAATTGGCTGGTTGCGAACCCAACGTGATGGCCGAAGCTGCCAAGCTTACCGAGGATCTGGGAGCGGCAATTATCGATATCAACATGGGTTGCCCTGTCAAAAAGGTAGTCAATGGGCACGCAGGATCGGCGTTAATGAGAGATGAATTGCACGCGGCTAAGATTTTAGAAGCAACTGTCAAAGCGGTTTCTGTCCCCGTGACCTTAAAGATGCGGACAGGATGGGATCATGACAACCGGAATGCTCCTTCTTTGGCTAAAGTTGCCGAAGAAAGCGGCATCCAGATGATTACCATTCATGGTCGGACCCGGTGTCAGTTGTATAATGGAAAGGCTGACTGGTCTTTTATCAAGCAAGTCAAAGAGGCGATCAGCCTTCCGGTTATTGGGAATGGGGATGTAAAAACATATGAGGATGTGGATGCTCTCTTGGAACAATCTGGAGCTGATGGGATTATGATCGGTCGGGGCACCTACGGAAAACCCTGGTTTTTATCCCAAGTAATTGAATATTTGAAGACGGGCAACAAGAACCCTACACCACCTTTAGAATATCAAAAGATGTTGATATTAGAGCATTTACAAGGGATGGCTTCCCATTATGGAGAACTCGTTGGGATCCGAATGGCGCGTAAGCATCTGAGCTGGTATAGCAAGGGACTTCCGTCCTCTGCAGAGTTTCGTTCTGAAATTAATCGATGTGAGACCTTGCAAAAAGCTGAGGAATTGATTATTGCGTACTACAACCCCATCGTCGATGGGGGGGGGTAG
- a CDS encoding Fis family transcriptional regulator: protein MTDKISHHPKHLQAKAGLGDAVYTLLSQYLSKLPQGTEYTGLYALVQEEIEKPLLQVALEFSKGNQTKAAQMLGVNRNTLRKKIREYGISLKATMPKAA, encoded by the coding sequence ATGACTGACAAGATATCCCATCATCCAAAGCATTTGCAGGCTAAAGCTGGGCTGGGTGATGCTGTTTATACTCTGTTGTCTCAATATCTCAGCAAACTTCCTCAGGGTACCGAGTATACAGGCCTTTATGCATTAGTTCAGGAAGAAATTGAAAAACCCCTCCTTCAGGTTGCCTTAGAGTTTTCAAAAGGAAATCAAACCAAGGCCGCCCAGATGTTGGGAGTGAACCGGAATACGTTGCGGAAAAAAATTAGGGAATATGGTATTTCTCTCAAAGCTACAATGCCAAAGGCAGCATAG
- a CDS encoding PAS domain-containing sensor histidine kinase — MKIKARLKKQFSKASLEKRIAFGLAILALLSGTATYLKLNDASLLEPGNRIVFPLLLVDLSILLLLGVVIAKRLVALWVERKRGSAGSLLHVRLVMLFGLVTAIPTIFMAFFSFLFFQQGVESWFNTRVQTALHDSVKVAQAYLKEHQRGIGNDASLMSRDLSRELPFLLHNAENFNRYLTTMAAVRSMREAIVFDEAHNILARSVLTFALDFEFVPDWALEKANADGVALLTSEDEDRVRAIVKIEGTPPAYLYVGRPVDPMVLNYVSSTEESVNDYDILERERSEIQIIFALIFVVVSLLLLLAAIRLGMVFSNQLAAPIIRLINAAEQLAKGDLSARVPEASAKDELGILSRTFNEMAAQTQINQQELIRANQKLDRRRQFTESVLSGVSAGVIGLDAGGNINYPNRSASQLLKTDLSKFLRKNLVSVFPEAIELLEKAKSAIQNVVEGEITRTHDGYQMIFLVRVTREQDKKGDLKGFVVTFDDLTEQLAAQRKAAWSDVARRVAHEIKNPLTPIQLSAERLKRKYLPQIQEDPQAFQKCIDTIVRQVGNIGNLIGEFSDFARMPSPVFEEEELRDMCQQLVLLQHNAHQDIDLKCRFPDEPIYVNCDANQVGQALTNLLQNAIDSIQERVPVVAGAALPKGNIVLTLTRERHEVRLTIEDNGKGLPKEGRERLDEPYYTTRTKGTGLGLAIVKKVMHDHGGTLVMQDSVGGGAEVTLLFRVEDAVVQDGDSVRKKQEMVQ; from the coding sequence ATGAAGATTAAGGCCAGACTTAAAAAACAATTTTCCAAAGCAAGCCTTGAAAAGAGAATTGCGTTTGGCTTGGCGATTTTGGCTCTTCTATCGGGGACCGCAACCTATCTAAAACTCAATGATGCGTCTCTCTTGGAGCCTGGGAATCGAATTGTTTTCCCCTTGTTATTGGTCGATCTATCTATTCTCCTGTTGCTTGGGGTTGTCATAGCAAAGCGTTTGGTGGCCTTATGGGTGGAAAGAAAGCGGGGGAGTGCTGGATCTCTTCTACATGTACGTTTAGTGATGCTTTTCGGCTTAGTGACGGCTATCCCTACCATTTTCATGGCCTTCTTTTCCTTTTTGTTTTTCCAACAGGGGGTAGAGTCTTGGTTCAACACGCGAGTTCAGACGGCTCTTCATGATTCGGTAAAGGTGGCTCAAGCTTATCTAAAAGAGCACCAAAGGGGCATAGGGAACGATGCGTCTCTTATGTCCAGAGACCTGAGCCGGGAATTACCTTTTCTGTTACATAATGCAGAGAATTTTAATCGTTATTTGACGACTATGGCTGCAGTGAGATCCATGAGGGAAGCTATTGTTTTTGATGAAGCCCATAATATTTTGGCACGATCGGTCCTTACTTTTGCCTTGGACTTTGAATTTGTTCCGGACTGGGCACTGGAAAAGGCAAATGCTGATGGGGTTGCCCTGTTAACCAGTGAGGATGAGGATCGTGTTCGGGCCATTGTAAAAATAGAAGGGACTCCTCCAGCATATCTCTATGTGGGGCGTCCAGTGGATCCGATGGTTTTGAATTATGTGTCTAGTACCGAAGAAAGTGTAAACGATTACGATATTCTTGAGAGAGAACGTTCTGAAATTCAGATTATTTTTGCCCTTATTTTTGTGGTTGTCTCTCTTTTGCTTTTATTGGCTGCTATTCGCTTGGGAATGGTGTTTTCAAACCAGCTGGCGGCCCCAATTATCCGTTTGATCAATGCCGCCGAACAACTGGCCAAGGGAGACTTGTCGGCTCGAGTGCCAGAAGCTTCGGCAAAGGATGAGTTGGGTATTCTGAGTCGGACTTTTAACGAAATGGCGGCACAAACTCAGATTAATCAGCAAGAGCTTATAAGGGCAAACCAGAAACTAGACAGGCGTCGCCAGTTTACCGAATCGGTTTTGTCAGGCGTTTCTGCTGGAGTTATTGGGCTAGATGCAGGAGGGAACATCAATTATCCCAATCGTTCGGCTTCACAGCTCTTAAAGACTGATCTTTCAAAATTCCTAAGAAAGAATTTGGTTTCTGTTTTCCCTGAGGCTATCGAATTGTTGGAGAAAGCGAAGAGTGCCATTCAGAATGTGGTAGAGGGAGAAATCACTCGGACTCATGATGGATATCAAATGATATTTCTGGTGCGGGTCACTCGTGAGCAGGATAAGAAGGGAGATCTCAAAGGATTTGTGGTGACTTTTGATGACTTGACCGAACAATTGGCTGCTCAACGAAAAGCAGCTTGGTCAGATGTGGCCCGTCGTGTAGCTCATGAAATAAAAAATCCTCTTACGCCTATCCAACTTTCTGCAGAACGTTTGAAAAGGAAATATCTTCCTCAGATTCAAGAAGATCCGCAAGCTTTTCAAAAATGTATCGATACCATCGTGCGTCAGGTGGGAAATATTGGAAACCTGATTGGAGAGTTTTCAGATTTTGCTCGGATGCCTTCCCCGGTTTTTGAGGAAGAAGAGTTGCGGGATATGTGTCAGCAGTTGGTTTTGCTCCAACATAATGCGCACCAGGATATTGATTTAAAGTGTCGGTTTCCCGATGAGCCCATTTATGTGAACTGTGATGCTAACCAGGTGGGGCAGGCTCTGACAAACTTATTACAGAATGCCATAGATTCTATCCAAGAACGTGTGCCAGTTGTGGCTGGAGCAGCGCTTCCAAAGGGCAATATTGTGCTTACCTTAACACGGGAACGCCATGAGGTCCGTTTAACCATTGAAGACAATGGGAAGGGGCTTCCCAAAGAGGGGCGTGAACGCTTGGATGAGCCGTATTATACAACGCGTACAAAAGGAACAGGTTTGGGGCTTGCCATTGTTAAGAAGGTTATGCATGATCATGGGGGTACACTTGTAATGCAGGATTCTGTCGGGGGTGGTGCGGAAGTGACTCTTCTTTTTCGGGTTGAGGACGCTGTTGTTCAAGATGGGGATTCCGTTAGAAAAAAACAGGAAATGGTTCAATAA
- a CDS encoding sigma-54-dependent Fis family transcriptional regulator produces the protein MSQSVLIIDDEEDIRRLVSDILGDEGYETYTAADGASAMETIKVRRPSLVILDIWLNDSRFDGIELLDIIKSDHPLAPVIMISGHGTIETAVKSIQKGAYDFVEKPFTAERLLLVVKRALEASRLVRENIELRDRVGEDEFVGESSAATQLRSTIETVAPTKSRVFISGDDGAGKKTVARLLHKHSQKSAGPFVSLNCRKASPQTIEEELFGREGRAQSPLHPSKTGCFEMAYGGTLFLENVDCLPLEVQAKLVKALHTEMIRRVDSSQAIPVDARIISSSAADMDVLISSKRFREDLYNRLNVVSVKIPSLSNRREDIPALAEGFKNKFQTEKGKHAATFSEQVILKLKAHDWPGNVRQLKNVVEWALITSSNDPGEKIGVEAFPLDMSEINVEEPPKVDNEDVLNFQLREAREIFERNYLSSQVNRFGGNISRTSEFVGMERSALHRKLRALGLSSEKAESRKKNNA, from the coding sequence ATGTCACAGTCTGTACTTATAATTGATGATGAAGAGGATATTCGTCGCCTTGTCTCAGATATTTTAGGGGATGAGGGGTATGAGACTTATACGGCTGCCGATGGTGCTTCAGCTATGGAGACCATCAAAGTTCGTAGACCCTCGCTAGTGATTTTGGACATTTGGTTGAATGATAGTCGATTCGATGGGATTGAACTCTTGGATATCATTAAGAGCGATCACCCTTTGGCCCCGGTTATTATGATTAGTGGCCATGGAACTATTGAAACAGCTGTTAAATCTATTCAAAAAGGCGCCTATGATTTTGTGGAAAAGCCTTTTACGGCAGAGCGTTTGCTTCTCGTTGTAAAACGTGCTCTTGAGGCTTCTCGTCTCGTTAGGGAAAATATAGAACTTAGGGACAGAGTTGGAGAAGATGAGTTTGTCGGAGAATCTTCTGCTGCAACCCAGCTTAGAAGCACTATTGAAACTGTGGCCCCCACAAAGAGCCGTGTGTTTATTTCAGGAGATGACGGGGCTGGTAAAAAGACGGTAGCTCGTCTGCTCCATAAGCATTCTCAAAAATCTGCGGGTCCCTTTGTCTCTCTCAACTGTCGCAAAGCTTCTCCACAGACCATCGAGGAAGAACTTTTTGGTCGAGAAGGTCGCGCACAAAGTCCTCTTCATCCTTCTAAGACTGGCTGTTTTGAGATGGCCTATGGTGGCACGCTGTTTCTTGAAAATGTTGATTGTCTTCCCTTGGAGGTACAAGCGAAACTTGTAAAGGCATTGCATACAGAAATGATTCGGCGAGTGGATTCATCCCAAGCGATTCCAGTTGATGCTCGGATTATTTCTTCTAGTGCGGCTGATATGGATGTATTGATTAGTTCTAAGAGGTTTCGGGAAGATCTCTATAACAGGTTGAATGTGGTTTCTGTCAAAATTCCTTCCTTGAGCAATCGTCGCGAAGATATCCCAGCTTTAGCAGAAGGATTTAAAAATAAATTTCAGACGGAAAAAGGGAAGCATGCCGCAACTTTTAGCGAACAAGTTATATTGAAACTCAAAGCCCACGATTGGCCAGGAAATGTTCGTCAATTAAAGAATGTTGTGGAGTGGGCTTTGATTACTTCTTCCAATGATCCGGGGGAAAAAATTGGGGTGGAAGCTTTTCCCCTAGATATGTCAGAAATTAATGTAGAAGAGCCGCCAAAAGTTGATAATGAAGATGTCTTGAATTTTCAGTTGCGCGAAGCACGTGAAATATTTGAGCGCAACTATTTGAGTAGTCAAGTGAATAGATTTGGCGGCAATATTTCTCGCACCTCTGAATTTGTTGGTATGGAACGATCTGCCCTTCATCGAAAGTTGCGGGCTTTGGGACTATCCAGCGAAAAAGCAGAGTCGAGGAAAAAGAATAACGCCTAG
- the trkA gene encoding Trk system potassium transporter TrkA, with the protein MRVIVCGAGHVGMGIIRYLAAEKNDIVVIDESVELIKKVEDSMDVQTVVGVPCHPESLHRAGATEAEMLVAVTPVDEVNMVACQVAHSLFHLPLKIAHLRNQAYLDPRWFDLFSTNHMPIDVVISPEVEIAKAIQRNIRLPGAFDLIPSTEGEIRVIGVKCSEECPILYTPLRQLTTLFPDLNVTVIGIIRNDELMIPTQEDQMLPGDEVYFITVASQVDRVMLAFGYEEIASRHILILGAGNIGVSLARGIEAAHPEVSVKIIEHNKERAKYISQNLSQGVVLQGDALDVNILKEAGVQKTETVVAVTNDTEVNVLASLLAKQNGAKRSITLVNNPAYTSLVTSLGIDAVINPRMITISSILQHVRRGRIRSVHSLRDGLGEVIEADVPELSRIVGSTVGNINIPNSIFVGAIVREGLVVVPQEKTTIHAGDRLVILSTQKGIGDVEKLFMTEDYF; encoded by the coding sequence ATGAGGGTGATCGTTTGTGGAGCAGGGCATGTTGGCATGGGGATCATCCGATACCTGGCCGCTGAAAAAAACGATATTGTTGTTATAGATGAATCTGTCGAACTTATAAAAAAAGTGGAAGACAGTATGGATGTTCAAACGGTAGTTGGTGTGCCGTGCCATCCAGAATCACTTCATCGTGCAGGAGCTACGGAAGCAGAAATGTTGGTGGCCGTAACCCCTGTTGATGAGGTCAATATGGTTGCGTGTCAGGTTGCGCATTCGCTGTTCCATCTCCCCCTTAAAATTGCTCATTTAAGGAATCAGGCTTATCTTGATCCCCGCTGGTTCGATTTGTTTAGTACGAATCACATGCCTATTGATGTCGTTATTTCTCCCGAAGTTGAAATCGCAAAGGCCATTCAAAGAAATATCCGACTTCCTGGGGCTTTTGATCTTATTCCCAGCACGGAAGGGGAGATCCGGGTTATTGGTGTGAAATGCTCGGAAGAGTGTCCAATCTTGTACACACCCTTGCGCCAACTCACCACGCTATTTCCGGATCTGAATGTGACCGTTATCGGTATCATTCGTAATGATGAATTGATGATTCCAACCCAGGAAGACCAAATGTTGCCGGGGGATGAAGTTTATTTTATCACCGTGGCCAGTCAGGTTGATCGAGTTATGTTGGCTTTTGGTTATGAAGAAATTGCTTCACGGCATATTTTAATTTTGGGCGCTGGAAACATAGGGGTCAGTCTTGCTCGGGGGATTGAGGCTGCTCATCCCGAGGTGAGTGTCAAAATCATTGAACATAATAAAGAGCGGGCAAAATACATTTCTCAGAATCTGTCTCAAGGCGTTGTTTTGCAGGGGGATGCCCTTGATGTCAATATTTTGAAAGAGGCGGGCGTTCAAAAGACTGAAACGGTGGTGGCCGTTACAAATGACACGGAAGTCAATGTATTGGCGTCTCTTTTGGCAAAGCAAAATGGGGCCAAACGCTCCATAACTCTTGTAAACAACCCGGCCTATACATCATTGGTTACATCCCTTGGTATAGATGCGGTCATTAATCCTCGCATGATAACCATTTCTTCTATTCTCCAACATGTTCGAAGGGGCCGTATACGTTCAGTCCATTCCTTGAGAGATGGACTTGGAGAAGTCATCGAAGCCGATGTGCCAGAATTATCTCGGATTGTGGGCAGTACTGTTGGTAACATTAACATTCCCAATAGCATTTTTGTTGGCGCTATTGTGCGGGAGGGGCTTGTGGTAGTTCCTCAAGAGAAAACGACAATCCATGCAGGAGATCGCCTCGTTATATTGAGCACCCAAAAGGGAATTGGGGATGTGGAAAAGCTATTTATGACGGAAGATTATTTTTAG
- a CDS encoding D-amino-acid transaminase: protein MSRCVYVNGRYVPHNEATIHVFDRGFQFSDGVYEVMAVVGGKIISEQEHLDRLAYSLKELEIPAPCKVASLKHIFREVLKRNKIRDGRLYLQVTRGIAPRDHAYAGDMSPSIIVASQRVSHEKEVAGIKVITIPDARWKRTDIKSISLLANVMAKREAAQQEAGEAWLTDDNGYIREAAVSNVWIVLKDGRILTPPLSSGILKGTTRSVVLDLIKELGLKVEEKLFTVEEAENAEEAFISGSSQFVRSVVQINERVIGTGEGGPITHQLREAYFKWMEAI, encoded by the coding sequence ATGTCCAGATGTGTCTACGTCAATGGTCGTTATGTCCCTCATAACGAAGCCACGATTCACGTATTTGATCGAGGGTTTCAGTTCTCCGACGGTGTTTACGAAGTGATGGCTGTTGTCGGGGGAAAGATCATTAGTGAACAGGAGCATTTAGATCGCTTAGCCTACTCGCTGAAAGAGCTGGAAATACCAGCCCCCTGTAAAGTTGCTTCCCTAAAGCATATTTTTCGAGAAGTATTAAAGCGCAACAAAATAAGGGATGGCCGATTGTATCTTCAGGTTACCCGTGGGATTGCCCCCAGAGACCATGCGTACGCGGGTGACATGTCACCCTCTATTATTGTGGCAAGTCAAAGGGTCTCTCATGAAAAAGAAGTTGCGGGAATCAAAGTAATTACAATTCCCGATGCGCGCTGGAAACGGACAGATATTAAGTCAATCTCACTTCTAGCTAATGTGATGGCCAAGAGAGAAGCAGCACAGCAAGAAGCTGGAGAGGCATGGCTGACTGACGATAACGGTTATATTCGAGAAGCCGCAGTCAGTAATGTCTGGATTGTGCTAAAGGATGGGCGTATTCTAACGCCACCCTTAAGCTCTGGCATTCTTAAAGGAACGACCCGTTCAGTTGTTTTGGACCTTATAAAGGAGCTGGGCCTTAAAGTGGAAGAAAAGCTGTTTACCGTGGAAGAGGCCGAAAATGCTGAGGAAGCGTTTATAAGTGGATCTAGCCAGTTTGTGCGCTCGGTTGTTCAGATCAACGAACGCGTGATCGGGACCGGAGAAGGGGGACCCATAACGCATCAACTGAGGGAAGCTTATTTTAAATGGATGGAAGCCATATGA
- a CDS encoding HAD family hydrolase: protein MNLLEKIPFPKAILFDWDGTLVNVENVIFDVLSKTYVAMGKEAHDWKNLGSVVGHSLRDFFPTVFKDKSKQAEKKFYELYEQDHLEELKLVPGADSLLKYLKEQGIYTGIVSNKNGDYLRKEVEHLQLGSYFGSIVGSCDTPKDKPSRVPIDYALAGVGYSPEKDPVWYVGDRSVDLECAHNAECTPILISHINEVDDLNKFVYPPRLIINSPKELINVLQSPSSFC from the coding sequence ATGAACTTGTTAGAAAAAATACCCTTTCCCAAAGCCATCCTCTTTGATTGGGATGGCACCCTTGTGAATGTGGAAAATGTCATTTTTGATGTTCTTAGTAAAACGTACGTTGCCATGGGAAAAGAGGCACATGACTGGAAAAATCTTGGGAGTGTTGTGGGCCATTCACTGAGAGACTTCTTCCCAACAGTTTTTAAAGATAAGTCCAAACAGGCAGAAAAAAAGTTCTATGAACTCTATGAACAGGACCATCTGGAGGAGCTAAAATTGGTTCCAGGTGCGGACTCCCTTTTAAAATATCTGAAAGAACAAGGTATATACACAGGCATTGTAAGCAATAAAAATGGGGATTATCTTCGAAAAGAAGTGGAACATCTCCAGTTAGGTTCCTATTTTGGGTCAATTGTTGGATCTTGTGATACGCCCAAGGACAAGCCTTCCCGTGTTCCCATAGATTACGCCCTTGCTGGGGTAGGGTATAGTCCCGAAAAGGATCCTGTGTGGTATGTGGGAGACCGTTCCGTGGATTTGGAGTGTGCCCACAACGCCGAATGCACTCCAATTTTAATTTCCCACATAAATGAGGTGGACGATTTAAATAAATTCGTTTATCCCCCGAGACTTATTATAAATTCTCCAAAAGAGCTAATAAATGTCTTGCAAAGCCCCTCTAGTTTTTGTTAA
- the hfq gene encoding RNA chaperone Hfq → MSSEKQSLQDVFLNHIRKNKSPVTVFLVNGIKLQGVVTSFDNFSLQLRRDTHAQLVYKHAISTIMPTVPIQMYKASDEDEGEQE, encoded by the coding sequence ATGTCTTCAGAAAAACAAAGCTTACAAGATGTGTTTTTGAACCACATCCGTAAAAATAAATCACCTGTGACCGTTTTCTTGGTAAATGGTATTAAGCTTCAGGGTGTTGTAACTAGTTTCGACAATTTCTCTTTGCAATTGCGTCGGGATACGCATGCCCAGCTTGTCTATAAGCATGCGATTTCAACAATCATGCCCACAGTTCCTATTCAGATGTACAAAGCATCTGATGAAGACGAAGGGGAACAGGAATAA
- the hflX gene encoding GTPase HflX codes for MDRGRGSCLRDAQSQLEEVISLAEAIDLRVEEARLVKLSRPRPSTLLGVGVLEEMKEQISAESIPLLIVNASLTPIQQRNLERFLLCKVIDRTGLILEIFGERARTREGVLQVELAALTYQRSRLVRSWTHLERQRGGFGFLGGPGETQLEVDRRLIDTRIRRLDRDLKRIRKTRSLQRKARQKVPYPIVALVGYTNAGKSTLFNRLTSSDVYVKDQLFATLDPTMRAVILPSGNKIILSDTVGFISQLPTQLVEAFRATLEEVTEADLLLHVRDISHLDAEQQAKDVDNVLKELGVGQEMIKHEVSVLNKIDLLPKAEQPTKTSNSKDRIFLSAMTGKGCSDLLKCIDDHMIKGEKVHKVTLNAKEGERLAWLYANAHVLEREEKGAQLHLKVRISPKNWGRFSQMVAHGES; via the coding sequence ATGGATCGTGGACGTGGATCCTGTTTGCGTGACGCTCAATCCCAATTAGAAGAAGTCATTAGCCTCGCTGAAGCCATTGATTTGCGCGTGGAGGAGGCACGGCTCGTGAAACTGTCCAGGCCGCGTCCCTCGACACTGCTTGGTGTTGGTGTCTTGGAAGAAATGAAAGAGCAGATTTCGGCAGAGTCTATTCCTTTGCTCATCGTAAATGCGTCCTTAACGCCCATTCAACAGCGTAACTTAGAGCGATTTCTACTGTGCAAAGTGATTGATCGAACTGGGCTTATTCTAGAGATCTTTGGCGAGCGGGCGCGAACACGGGAAGGGGTGCTGCAAGTCGAATTAGCAGCGCTTACCTATCAGCGGAGTCGTTTGGTGCGTTCCTGGACTCACTTAGAGCGGCAGCGGGGAGGATTCGGATTCTTGGGGGGCCCTGGTGAAACTCAGCTAGAAGTGGACCGTCGGCTCATCGATACGCGCATTCGAAGGTTGGATCGGGATCTGAAACGCATTCGCAAGACGCGCTCTCTCCAAAGAAAGGCCCGTCAAAAGGTGCCTTATCCCATTGTGGCCCTTGTAGGATATACCAATGCGGGGAAATCGACTCTGTTTAATCGGCTGACCAGCTCAGATGTGTATGTAAAGGATCAGCTTTTTGCCACGCTGGATCCCACCATGCGGGCAGTAATACTTCCCTCTGGCAATAAAATCATCCTGTCTGATACGGTGGGCTTTATTTCCCAGCTCCCGACCCAGTTGGTGGAGGCTTTTCGGGCGACCCTGGAAGAAGTGACAGAAGCCGACTTATTATTGCATGTGCGGGATATTTCCCATCTCGATGCCGAGCAACAAGCCAAGGATGTTGATAACGTTTTGAAGGAGCTTGGCGTTGGGCAAGAGATGATCAAGCACGAAGTGTCGGTGCTCAATAAGATCGACCTGTTGCCAAAGGCTGAACAGCCAACCAAGACTTCTAACTCTAAGGATCGCATTTTTCTATCTGCCATGACCGGCAAAGGCTGTTCCGACTTATTAAAATGCATCGATGATCATATGATCAAAGGCGAAAAAGTGCATAAAGTCACCCTGAATGCCAAAGAGGGAGAGCGCTTAGCCTGGCTCTATGCAAATGCCCACGTCTTAGAGCGAGAGGAAAAGGGCGCCCAATTGCATCTCAAAGTACGAATTTCCCCCAAAAACTGGGGACGCTTTTCCCAAATGGTTGCTCACGGCGAGAGCTAA